One genomic window of Punica granatum isolate Tunisia-2019 chromosome 1, ASM765513v2, whole genome shotgun sequence includes the following:
- the LOC116209914 gene encoding putative E3 ubiquitin-protein ligase RF298 yields MASMAAKSCNVSVNTTSLVSPSVLVQEKASRNKRKYRADPPLSDLNRVIPLPQSDSSIYEFSAEKFEIPPAQGQAQSSSFDLSKVHQELNPDSLKLDLGLPSSSEVRPGTSQQPREEVADVDEGQEADWSDPEETELEKLALSSLDTIFKSAIKKLVSCGYSEEVALRAVLRLGLCYGPKDMVTNIVENTLPFLRSIQGMVDPAPRDHHQHHFGDLQQLEKYVLAEMVCVLREVRPFFSVGDAMWCLLICDMNVSHACAMDGDSFSGFNGEGDSNRTSSSTSASNQSKENGDSQGSEFGLPDGSAPIPAVPCSHHPRVDEHHGSSSSPQTNRLDGEAKNLTLEVVEKSFSSSHSQPVEKSVSNKKVLSSINKREYLLRQKSLHLEKHSRTHGCKGSSRAGKLSSLSGSSVLEKKPKPVSDSNSISLKTASLKITKAVGVDLSQENSAGTSSTLAGPSTPASFNPETTVNSVPELPKTSTGSPPVLPVLSAPHTFSGTNTELSLSLTATSNSKSMPIGSKDEGPNCNFAGIPYDKSAGQFIPRDKKDETILSLIPRIKELQNQLNGWNEWANQKVMQAARRLSKDKAALKLLRQEKEEVERLKKEKQNLEESTIKKLSEMENALCKASGQVERANAAVRRLESENAALRQEMEVAKLHATESAANFQEVLKREKKTLMKFQSWEKQKALIQEELATEKGKLGKLSQEVEQAKNHKNQIEARWRQEKKAKEDLLAQGTLIRKEREESEAFAKSKEDMIKLEADNNFHCFKEDIQKLEKEISELRLKTDSSKIAALRRGIVDGTYASRFTDRKTPQAHKEDPPAAAIAPVSDLVADFKDCYCVKRERECVMCLSEETCVVFLPCAHQVVCKTCNELHERQGMKDCPSCRCTIQRRITVRYAPS; encoded by the exons ATGGCGTCAATGGCCGCAAAGAGTTGCAATGTCAGTGTCAATACTACTAGCCTAGTGTCTCCTTCAGTGCTTGTCCAGGAGAAAGCCAGTCGGAATAAGAGAAAATACCGGGCGGATCCTCCTCTAAGCGACCTGAATAGAGTCATCCCTTTACCTCAGAGTGATTCTTCCATTTATGAGTTCTCCGCTGAGAAGTTTGAGATTCCACCGGCTCAGGGTCAGGCCCAGAGTAGTTCCTTTGACTTGTCTAAGGTTCATCAAGAACTCAATCCTGACAGCTTGAAGCTCGATCTTGGGCTGCCGAGCTCATCCGAAGTCCGGCCTGGGACTAGTCAACAGCCAAGGGAAGAGGTTGCTGATGTTGATGAAGGTCAGGAAGCAGATTGGAGTGATCCTGAAGAAACCGAACTAGAAAAGCTTGCACTGAGCAGCTTAGACACAATCTTCAAGAGTGCGATTAAGAAGCTTGTCTCGTGTGGGTATTCCGAGGAGGTTGCTTTAAGGGCTGTGCTGAGGTTGGGTCTCTGTTATGGTCCTAAAGACATGGTGACAAATATCGTTGAGAATACCTTACCATTCCTGAGGAGCATTCAGGGGATGGTGGACCCTGCCCCAAGGGATCACCACCAACACCATTTCGGGGACTTACAGCAGTTGGAGAAGTATGTTTTAGCTGAGATGGTCTGTGTATTGAGAGAAGTGCGGCCATTCTTCAGTGTGGGGGATGCTATGTGGTGCTTGCTCATATGTGACATGAATGTATCTCATGCTTGTGCAATGGACGGAGACTCTTTCAGTGGTTTTAATGGTGAAGGGGACTCGAACAGGActtcttcttctacttctGCTTCTAATCAGTCCAAGGAGAATGGAGATTCTCAGGGTTCAGAGTTTGGTCTTCCAGATGGTTCGGCTCCAATTCCCGCGGTTCCTTGCTCTCATCATCCGCGAGTTGATGAACATCATGGTTCCTCTTCCTCACCCCAAACCAACAGACTAGATGGCGAGGCCAAGAATCTCACTCTTGAGGTGGTTGAAAAGTCATTTAGTTCATCTCATTCTCAGCCTGTGGAAAAGTCTGTGAGCAATAAAAAGGTCCTCTCAAGCATCAACAAGAGAGAATACTTGCTTCGACAGAAGTCTCTCCATCTCGAGAAACACTCTCGGACACATGGGTGTAAAGGGTCTTCGAGAGCGGGAAAGCTCAGTTCCCTTAGTGGGTCATCAGTCTTGGAAAAGAAACCAAAGCCCGTGTCAGATTCTAATTCCATCAGTTTAAAAACTGCTTCCTTGAAGATAACTAAGGCAGTTGGAGTCGATCTATCTCAGGAGAATAGCGCTGGTACTTCATCGACCCTTGCAGGACCCTCGACTCCTGCCTCCTTTAATCCCGAAACAACAGTCAATAGTGTCCCTGAATTGCCAAAAACTAGTACGGGGTCCCCGCCTGTGCTACCTGTTCTTAGTGCCCCACATACATTTTCAGGAACCAATACTGAGCTATCTCTTTCACTAACTGCAACCAGCAACTCTAAATCAATGCCTATTGGCTCCAAAGATGAGGGGCCTAATTGTAACTTTGCAGGAATACCGTATGATAAGTCTGCGGGCCAGTTCATTCCTCGAGACAAGAAGGACGAGACTATTTTAAGTCTAATCCCGAGGATTAAGGAGCTGCAGAATCAGCTAAATGGATGGAATGAGTGGGCCAATCAGAAGGTAATGCAGGCAGCTCGAAGGCTGAGCAAGGATAAGGCCGCACTTAAACTGCTTAGGCAAGAGAAGGAAGAAGTTGAACGGCTCAAGAAGGAGAAGCAGAATCTCGAGGAAAGCACAATAAAGAAACTCTCGGAGATGGAGAACGCTCTGTGCAAGGCCAGTGGACAGGTGGAGCGAGCTAATGCAGCTGTGCGAAGGTTAGAATCAGAGAATGCTGCCCTGAGGCAAGAGATGGAAGTGGCTAAGTTACATGCCACGGAATCAGCTGCTAACTTTCAGGAGGTTTTGAAGAGGGAGAAAAAGACGCTGATGAAGTTTCAGTCATGGGAGAAGCAGAAAGCTCTGATCCAGGAGGAGCTCGCAACCGAGAAGGGAAAGTTGGGGAAGCTGTCACAGGAAGTAGAGCAGGCTAAGAATCATAAGAATCAAATTGAG GCTAGGTGGAGACAGGAGAAGAAAGCAAAGGAAGATCTACTGGCACAGGGAACTCTAATCCGAAAAGAACGGGAAGAATCGGAGGCCTTTGCCAAATCCAAGGAGGACATGATCAAGCTTGAAGCAGACAACAACTTCCACTGCTTCAAGGAAGACATCCAGAAGCTCGAGAAGGAGATTTCCGAGTTGAGGCTCAAGACTGACTCCTCGAAAATTGCGGCCCTGAGGAGGGGCATTGTCGATGGCACCTATGCTAGTCGATTTACAGACAGAAAAACTCCACAGGCCCACAAGGAGGACCCCCCTGCTGCTGCCATCGCTCCTGTGTCAGACCTCGTTGCAGACTTCAAGGACTGCTACTGCGTGAAGAGGGAAAGGGAATGCGTGATGTGCCTCTCAGAAGAGACGTGCGTGGTCTTCCTCCCATGTGCCCACCAGGTCGTCTGCAAGACATGCAATGAGCTCCATGAGAGGCAGGGGATGAAGGACTGTCCATCGTGCAGGTGCACCATACAGCGGCGGATCACCGTCCGTTATGCCCCCTCTTGA